Proteins encoded by one window of Halorubrum ruber:
- a CDS encoding DUF4238 domain-containing protein — MAEYKNQHYVPKYLLRGWTDNERVPVYNIDNKQEYPPTSISNLCSEDYFYGGPEVEQSMDGLEDLHANVINKIRDERSFNTLSDSEVRFFCVFVLLQRTRTKQTKKETEQLIDNLAKEYIQLKVESGEVDPELPSGKNALDILDDYKITHESPLSYPMLQALTGIELIIDLEVAILENKTDLEFVISDHPVVHDNPRFKYEIDKYLIGTQNRGLQIFVPFSDEVQVMLYDPAAYFVEYTNQEERKVTITSETPVEGLNDVQMINAFESIYYRNSGQEERFRDAQRRLAEYINENSTTFERLAPDEHDFETQNEMIESGRPLTDYSPTLPFVKQRLETDFAIERRPAVIQRHRNFIDEILEDAREKFEDG; from the coding sequence ATGGCAGAGTACAAGAACCAACACTATGTCCCGAAGTATCTTCTCCGCGGATGGACGGACAATGAACGTGTTCCCGTATATAATATAGATAACAAACAGGAATACCCTCCCACCTCTATTTCGAATTTGTGTTCTGAGGACTATTTCTACGGTGGACCAGAGGTGGAACAGAGCATGGATGGTCTAGAAGATCTTCATGCAAATGTTATCAACAAAATACGGGATGAGCGAAGTTTTAATACACTATCTGACTCTGAGGTGCGATTCTTTTGTGTTTTTGTCCTCCTTCAGCGAACTAGGACTAAACAAACGAAGAAAGAGACTGAACAACTGATAGACAACCTTGCCAAAGAATATATTCAATTGAAGGTGGAGTCAGGAGAGGTTGATCCAGAGTTACCGAGCGGAAAGAACGCTTTGGACATCCTTGATGACTACAAAATCACTCATGAGTCTCCTCTTTCTTATCCAATGCTACAGGCACTAACAGGAATTGAACTGATCATTGATCTTGAGGTTGCGATCCTAGAGAATAAGACAGATCTTGAATTTGTGATTTCTGACCATCCTGTTGTCCATGATAATCCTAGATTTAAGTACGAGATCGATAAGTATCTAATTGGTACACAGAACAGAGGATTACAGATTTTTGTCCCATTTTCTGATGAAGTTCAGGTCATGCTCTACGATCCTGCTGCGTACTTTGTTGAGTACACAAATCAAGAAGAGCGGAAAGTTACTATCACCTCCGAAACCCCTGTCGAGGGGCTAAACGACGTACAGATGATCAACGCATTCGAGAGTATCTATTATCGAAATTCGGGCCAAGAAGAGAGGTTCCGGGATGCGCAACGAAGGCTAGCTGAATATATAAATGAAAATTCAACAACATTTGAACGGCTCGCTCCTGATGAACACGATTTTGAAACACAAAACGAAATGATTGAATCTGGACGCCCACTCACCGATTACTCACCAACACTACCCTTTGTTAAACAGCGTCTGGAGACTGACTTTGCTATCGAACGGCGTCCAGCTGTAATTCAGCGGCATAGGAATTTTATTGATGAAATACTCGAAGATGCCCGCGAGAAATTTGAGGACGGCTAA
- a CDS encoding AAA family ATPase produces the protein MNVIGTVGLPGSGKGEAANVAEAAGIPVVVMGDVIRAECRRRGLDPAEHHGRMAGTLREEEGDDAIAARTLPRIREAAAESDRDETVLVDGLRSTVELERFREAFGDDFTLVAIRAPFELRAERLGERGRDDSDSDLSALRERDEREIDLGLGETLERADVEIDNTDSLAAFRERVREELGVDDAESDRSDGKAGEKPDDAEATDDPEAPEAGGDGA, from the coding sequence ATGAACGTTATCGGAACCGTCGGCCTCCCCGGCAGCGGGAAGGGGGAGGCGGCGAACGTGGCCGAGGCGGCCGGCATCCCCGTCGTCGTCATGGGCGACGTGATCCGCGCCGAGTGCCGCCGCCGCGGGCTCGACCCGGCCGAACACCACGGGCGGATGGCCGGCACGCTCCGCGAGGAAGAGGGCGACGACGCCATCGCCGCCCGGACGCTCCCGCGGATTCGGGAGGCCGCGGCCGAGAGCGACCGCGACGAGACCGTCCTCGTCGACGGCCTCCGCTCGACCGTCGAGCTGGAACGCTTCCGCGAGGCGTTCGGCGACGACTTCACGCTCGTCGCGATCCGCGCGCCGTTCGAGCTGCGCGCCGAGCGGTTAGGCGAGCGCGGCCGCGACGACTCCGACTCCGACCTGTCGGCGCTCCGCGAGCGCGACGAGCGCGAGATCGACCTCGGCCTCGGCGAGACCCTCGAACGGGCCGACGTCGAGATCGACAACACCGACAGCCTCGCTGCGTTCCGCGAGCGCGTCCGCGAGGAGCTGGGCGTCGACGACGCGGAGTCGGACCGCTCCGACGGCAAGGCCGGCGAGAAGCCCGACGACGCCGAGGCGACCGACGACCCTGAGGCGCCCGAGGCCGGAGGTGACGGCGCGTGA
- a CDS encoding RNA-binding domain-containing protein: MIYSVDVRIETPVNDTEVTDRVTDAVENVFPDAEPVHEDGRLVSETHSLDAFSDVLHEQEILDTARRVFRQNRTEEEFTFSLKKQAAFEGVVNFAVGESDELGEIDVEVRVREPDVESFIDYVAPETDEGQPVDPVREYGDRFDPEDEAY, from the coding sequence GTGATCTACAGCGTCGACGTCCGGATCGAGACGCCGGTCAACGACACGGAGGTGACCGACCGGGTCACCGACGCGGTCGAGAACGTCTTCCCCGACGCCGAGCCGGTCCACGAGGACGGGCGGCTCGTCTCCGAGACGCACAGCCTCGACGCCTTCTCCGACGTGCTCCACGAACAGGAGATCCTCGACACCGCGCGGCGCGTCTTCCGGCAGAACAGGACGGAGGAGGAGTTCACCTTCTCGCTGAAGAAGCAGGCGGCGTTCGAGGGCGTCGTCAACTTCGCGGTCGGCGAGTCGGACGAGCTCGGCGAGATCGACGTCGAGGTTCGCGTCCGCGAGCCGGACGTCGAGTCGTTCATCGACTACGTCGCGCCCGAGACCGACGAGGGGCAGCCCGTCGACCCCGTCCGCGAGTATGGCGACCGGTTCGACCCCGAGGACGAGGCGTACTGA
- a CDS encoding transporter: MSSSPPGGTTATTGSDPSIAREAVAGAVAGAAAYLVGYLSVYLTQSGRIEEGLSGLNFLAELFGSDPISTWQVSGWMFYNAHFVETVFPALFGGTSSRNLLMEAEGAGFLLLVPPVLLLVAGLVAGRVAGADAPLDGARSGALVAAGYLPLAVVGAFLFRYAVGDGSVAPDIVTAVLLAGAVYPAVFGAIGGAGSSALSN; this comes from the coding sequence ATGTCCTCGTCACCACCCGGTGGAACGACCGCGACGACCGGTTCGGATCCGAGCATCGCCAGAGAGGCGGTCGCCGGCGCGGTCGCCGGCGCCGCCGCGTACCTCGTCGGCTACCTGTCCGTCTACCTCACGCAGAGCGGCCGGATCGAGGAGGGGCTGTCGGGGCTCAACTTCCTCGCCGAGCTGTTCGGGAGCGACCCCATCTCGACGTGGCAGGTGTCCGGCTGGATGTTCTACAACGCCCACTTCGTCGAGACCGTGTTCCCCGCGCTGTTCGGCGGCACGTCGTCGCGGAACCTCCTCATGGAGGCCGAGGGCGCGGGATTCCTACTACTCGTCCCGCCGGTCCTCCTGCTCGTCGCAGGCCTCGTCGCGGGTCGGGTCGCCGGCGCGGACGCGCCACTCGACGGCGCCCGCTCGGGAGCGCTCGTCGCGGCCGGCTACCTCCCGCTCGCTGTCGTCGGGGCGTTCCTGTTCCGGTACGCGGTCGGCGACGGGAGCGTGGCTCCGGACATCGTCACCGCCGTCCTGCTCGCCGGCGCCGTCTACCCGGCCGTCTTCGGCGCGATCGGCGGCGCGGGCTCGTCGGCGTTGAGTAACTGA
- a CDS encoding GNAT family N-acetyltransferase, with the protein MFPETIETDRLRLEARSPETVDLDECYRICSSDPDIDEVTEHLAWDPHETKKETLEFLKRGRERFEEGEAASYVIRPREGEDGAGELAGFGGFHVDWEKRTALLGTWLRKRFWGRGYSGERAAALVEVAFDDLDLEVVAVSHHPDNENSRRAIERYVDRLGGRREGLLRNHMTFPDGTVHDEVRYTITQAEWREATA; encoded by the coding sequence GTGTTCCCCGAAACGATCGAAACGGACCGACTGCGGTTGGAGGCGAGAAGTCCGGAGACCGTCGACCTCGACGAGTGTTACCGTATCTGCTCGTCGGATCCCGACATCGACGAGGTGACCGAGCATCTCGCGTGGGACCCCCACGAGACAAAAAAGGAGACGCTGGAGTTCCTCAAACGCGGCCGAGAGCGCTTCGAGGAGGGAGAGGCCGCGAGCTACGTCATCCGACCGCGCGAGGGCGAGGACGGCGCCGGCGAGCTCGCCGGCTTCGGCGGCTTCCACGTCGACTGGGAGAAGCGCACCGCGCTCCTCGGCACGTGGCTCCGCAAGCGGTTCTGGGGCCGAGGCTACTCCGGCGAGCGCGCCGCCGCGCTCGTCGAGGTCGCGTTTGACGACCTCGACCTGGAGGTCGTCGCCGTGAGCCACCACCCCGACAACGAGAACTCGCGGCGCGCGATCGAGCGGTACGTCGACCGGCTCGGGGGCCGCCGCGAGGGGCTGCTCCGAAACCACATGACCTTCCCGGACGGCACCGTCCACGACGAGGTCCGGTACACGATCACGCAGGCGGAATGGCGCGAGGCGACCGCCTGA
- a CDS encoding alpha/beta hydrolase yields the protein MSADQIDPQAKRAAARQSRIPLPHGGYKLKLLRRLTGPLTRLQNRNPPSVGATESVRVPGPEGDSEARLYLPDSDPPHPTVVFFHGGGFVLGSVETHDWLCRHLTRESGCAVLSVEYRLAPEHPFPAAVEDAYAAVEWAADSTERLRGTGDVAVAGDSAGGNLAAVTALMAAERDGPEIAHQALLYPGIGIDPEQESVREHAGVVLSREDIEWFSEAYYRSEIHRRNPYADPINAGDLSGVAPATVVTAGFDPLRDGGKAYAEKLVADGVATRYENYPSMVHGFMTMQDVDRAREAIADVAADLADALHE from the coding sequence GTGAGCGCCGACCAGATCGACCCCCAAGCGAAGCGCGCCGCGGCCCGCCAGTCGCGGATTCCCCTCCCGCACGGCGGCTACAAGCTAAAACTGCTCCGGCGCCTGACCGGGCCCCTGACGCGGCTCCAGAACCGCAATCCGCCGAGCGTCGGCGCGACGGAGTCGGTGAGGGTTCCGGGCCCGGAAGGAGACAGCGAGGCGCGGCTGTACCTCCCGGACAGCGACCCACCGCACCCGACCGTCGTCTTCTTCCACGGCGGCGGGTTCGTTCTCGGCAGCGTCGAGACCCACGACTGGCTCTGTCGCCACCTGACGCGGGAGAGCGGCTGTGCCGTCCTCTCCGTCGAGTACCGCCTCGCGCCCGAACACCCGTTCCCGGCCGCCGTCGAGGACGCCTACGCCGCGGTCGAGTGGGCGGCGGACTCGACGGAGCGGCTCCGCGGCACCGGCGACGTCGCGGTCGCAGGCGACTCTGCGGGGGGCAACCTCGCCGCCGTGACGGCGCTGATGGCCGCCGAGCGGGACGGCCCCGAGATCGCACATCAGGCGCTGCTGTATCCCGGGATCGGAATCGACCCCGAGCAGGAGTCGGTGCGCGAACACGCCGGGGTCGTCCTCTCGCGGGAAGACATCGAGTGGTTTTCCGAGGCCTACTACCGGAGCGAGATCCACCGCCGGAACCCGTACGCCGATCCGATCAACGCCGGGGACCTCTCCGGCGTCGCGCCCGCGACGGTCGTCACCGCAGGCTTCGACCCGCTCCGAGACGGCGGGAAGGCGTACGCGGAGAAGCTCGTCGCGGACGGCGTCGCGACCCGCTACGAGAACTACCCGTCGATGGTTCACGGGTTCATGACGATGCAGGACGTCGATCGGGCGCGAGAGGCGATCGCGGACGTCGCCGCCGACCTCGCCGACGCGCTCCACGAATGA
- a CDS encoding DMT family transporter produces the protein MSRLRNLSLFLILASVWGSAFVAIKAGLAYFPPVLFAALRYDVAGVVMLAYAAYAVDDPIPRGRDAWLEVLSGAVFIIAAYHSFLFVGETDPAVTSAVAAVIVSLSPLLTTVFARAFLPAERLTAVGALGLAIGLVGAVVLANPDPANLTGGGTVAKLLVLLAAASFALGSVLSRASEADIAVETMEAWAMLLGAGLTHLVSLALGESVADVAWTTESLLALGYLSVVASGIGFLIYFDLLDRLGPIEINLVSYVAPVFAAVVGWLLLDEGITATTVAGFLIICVGFALVKRDAIREELRAAGVTG, from the coding sequence GTGAGCCGTCTCAGAAACCTCTCGCTGTTCCTGATCCTCGCCTCCGTCTGGGGTTCGGCGTTCGTCGCGATCAAGGCGGGGTTGGCGTACTTCCCGCCGGTGCTGTTCGCGGCGCTCCGGTACGACGTGGCCGGGGTCGTCATGCTCGCGTACGCCGCGTACGCGGTCGACGACCCGATCCCCCGCGGCCGCGACGCGTGGTTGGAAGTCCTCTCCGGCGCCGTGTTCATCATCGCCGCCTACCACTCGTTCCTGTTCGTCGGCGAGACCGACCCTGCGGTGACGAGCGCCGTCGCGGCCGTCATCGTCAGCCTCTCTCCGCTCCTGACCACGGTGTTCGCGCGCGCCTTCCTCCCCGCGGAGCGACTGACCGCGGTCGGGGCGCTCGGGCTGGCGATCGGGCTCGTCGGCGCGGTCGTGCTCGCGAACCCTGACCCCGCGAACCTGACCGGCGGCGGCACGGTCGCGAAGCTGCTCGTCCTGCTCGCGGCCGCCTCCTTCGCGCTCGGCTCCGTCCTCTCCCGGGCCTCCGAGGCCGACATCGCGGTCGAGACGATGGAGGCGTGGGCGATGCTGCTCGGTGCCGGACTCACCCACTTGGTCTCGCTCGCACTCGGCGAGTCGGTCGCCGACGTCGCGTGGACGACGGAGTCGCTGCTCGCCTTGGGCTACCTCTCGGTCGTCGCCAGCGGAATCGGCTTCCTCATCTACTTCGACCTGCTCGACCGGCTCGGCCCGATCGAGATCAACCTCGTCTCCTACGTCGCGCCCGTGTTCGCCGCCGTCGTCGGGTGGCTCCTCCTCGATGAGGGGATCACCGCAACGACGGTCGCCGGCTTCCTGATCATCTGCGTCGGTTTCGCCTTAGTGAAACGCGACGCGATCCGCGAGGAGCTACGCGCGGCCGGCGTGACCGGGTGA
- a CDS encoding ArsR/SmtB family transcription factor, translating to MDSAVLLDLLGNENRRRILRLLATKPCYVTEISEYLDVSPKAVIDHLRKLEEAGLVESTTDDQRRKYFRIARSLRLEVSVSPYGFGAKSAYPAKNSLDMSGRCPHLSIEAPDGSGATGDLAELAQEFARLQDLDRELSLAQRWVQGRVEDALGEIDERLGGQADSRFFAAVIAAVVETDGTPAAVADEVGARESTVESALSRLSDVGVVARDADGYRVR from the coding sequence ATGGACTCCGCGGTACTGCTCGATCTCCTCGGCAACGAGAACCGGCGGCGAATCCTCCGGCTTCTCGCGACCAAACCCTGCTACGTCACGGAGATCTCGGAGTACCTCGACGTGAGCCCGAAGGCGGTGATCGACCACCTGCGGAAGCTGGAGGAGGCCGGTCTCGTCGAGTCGACGACGGACGACCAGCGCCGGAAGTACTTCCGGATCGCGCGCAGCCTCCGCTTAGAGGTGAGCGTCTCGCCGTACGGCTTCGGCGCGAAGAGCGCCTACCCGGCGAAGAACAGCCTCGACATGTCCGGGCGCTGTCCGCACCTCTCGATCGAGGCCCCCGACGGCTCAGGCGCGACGGGTGACCTCGCGGAGCTCGCCCAGGAGTTCGCGCGGCTTCAGGACCTCGACCGCGAGCTCTCGCTCGCCCAGCGGTGGGTTCAGGGTCGCGTCGAGGACGCGCTGGGGGAGATCGACGAGCGGCTCGGCGGGCAGGCCGACAGCCGCTTCTTCGCGGCCGTCATCGCCGCAGTGGTCGAGACGGACGGCACCCCCGCGGCGGTCGCCGACGAGGTCGGCGCGCGGGAGTCGACGGTCGAGAGCGCGCTCAGCCGGCTCTCCGACGTGGGCGTCGTCGCCCGCGACGCCGACGGGTACCGAGTCCGGTAG
- a CDS encoding Lrp/AsnC family transcriptional regulator, which produces MPEKQPRPEWNLSERDTIILQELARDPQLTSRRLRDLLDEEHDIDVSHVTVNESIRRMREDGVFREALVPNEEQLFFSLFEFQFNPEGFEENWRDALEHIRSSRHTFMYFLSDGDYQWKTIMMFKDREQESKWIHEFYKEYGELITNLRNSVVTNVLKFGTDPELFEVFQEDGDDE; this is translated from the coding sequence ATGCCCGAGAAACAGCCGCGTCCCGAATGGAACCTCTCCGAGCGGGACACGATCATCTTACAGGAACTCGCGCGCGACCCGCAGCTCACCTCCCGCAGGCTCCGGGACCTCCTCGACGAGGAGCACGACATCGACGTCTCTCACGTCACCGTCAACGAGTCGATCCGGCGGATGCGCGAGGACGGAGTGTTCCGCGAGGCGCTGGTCCCCAACGAAGAGCAGCTCTTCTTCTCGCTTTTCGAGTTCCAGTTCAACCCCGAGGGGTTCGAAGAGAACTGGCGGGACGCGCTCGAACACATCCGGTCGAGCCGCCACACGTTCATGTACTTCCTCTCCGACGGCGACTACCAGTGGAAGACCATCATGATGTTCAAAGACCGCGAACAGGAGTCGAAGTGGATCCACGAGTTCTACAAGGAGTACGGCGAGCTCATCACTAACCTCCGCAACTCCGTCGTGACGAACGTCCTCAAGTTCGGGACCGACCCCGAGCTGTTCGAGGTGTTTCAGGAGGACGGCGACGACGAGTGA
- a CDS encoding acyl-CoA dehydrogenase family protein, protein MEYDDIGRGPEVAEAVREFVDETVLPVEREWLGRGPIPPAEIEALRDAARDEGIYAPQVDEEYGGLGLGFREMLPVFEEAGRSLLGPTALRCAAPDEGNMHTLEIAATEEQKERWLRPLAAGEIDSGFAMTEPMGGGGSDPKMLGTTAEKDGDEWVIDGHKWWTTGGLDADVFLTFARTDQEAHPYAGCSVILVPADADGVEIVRNIPHLGEGLVGTTHAEIRFDNVRVPVENTLGEENEGFTLVQQRLGPARLTHCMRYAGMADRALDIATAYLSEREGFGEPLSEKQGPRFRIADRRTELHAARTMVRHAAGRIADGHEARIEVAMAKTFAANVTQEAIDDALQFCGGNGIAYDLPIARFHENVRQFRIVDGADEVHRRSIARDAFEDPPTEELEAVTRFGEFD, encoded by the coding sequence ATGGAGTACGACGACATCGGACGCGGACCGGAGGTCGCCGAGGCCGTCAGGGAGTTCGTCGACGAGACGGTGCTCCCGGTCGAGCGTGAGTGGCTCGGTCGGGGGCCGATCCCGCCGGCGGAGATCGAGGCGCTGCGCGACGCCGCGCGCGACGAGGGCATCTACGCCCCGCAGGTCGACGAGGAGTACGGCGGGCTCGGGCTCGGCTTCCGCGAGATGCTCCCCGTGTTCGAGGAGGCGGGACGGAGCCTGCTCGGCCCGACCGCACTCAGGTGTGCGGCGCCGGACGAGGGGAACATGCACACCCTCGAGATCGCGGCCACCGAGGAGCAGAAGGAGCGCTGGCTCCGCCCGCTCGCGGCCGGCGAGATCGACTCCGGGTTCGCGATGACCGAGCCGATGGGGGGCGGCGGGTCGGACCCGAAGATGCTGGGGACGACCGCCGAGAAGGACGGCGACGAGTGGGTCATCGACGGTCACAAGTGGTGGACGACGGGCGGCCTCGACGCCGACGTGTTCCTGACGTTCGCGCGCACCGACCAGGAGGCGCACCCGTACGCGGGCTGTTCGGTCATCCTCGTGCCCGCCGACGCCGACGGCGTCGAGATCGTCCGGAACATCCCGCACCTCGGCGAGGGGCTGGTGGGGACGACGCACGCCGAGATCCGGTTCGACAACGTCCGGGTGCCCGTGGAGAACACGCTGGGCGAGGAGAACGAGGGGTTCACGCTGGTCCAACAGCGGCTCGGGCCGGCCCGGCTCACCCACTGTATGCGGTACGCCGGGATGGCCGACCGCGCGCTCGACATCGCGACCGCGTACCTCTCCGAGCGGGAGGGGTTCGGCGAGCCGCTCTCGGAGAAGCAGGGCCCGCGGTTCCGGATCGCCGACCGCCGGACCGAGCTCCACGCCGCCCGCACGATGGTGCGGCACGCGGCCGGGCGGATCGCCGACGGCCACGAGGCGCGGATCGAGGTGGCGATGGCGAAGACGTTCGCGGCGAACGTGACGCAGGAGGCGATCGACGACGCCCTCCAGTTCTGCGGCGGCAACGGGATCGCCTACGACCTGCCGATCGCGCGCTTCCACGAGAACGTCCGGCAGTTCCGCATCGTCGACGGCGCCGACGAGGTCCACCGGCGGTCGATCGCGCGGGACGCGTTCGAGGACCCGCCGACGGAGGAGTTAGAGGCCGTCACGCGGTTCGGCGAATTCGACTGA
- a CDS encoding phosphotransferase family protein → MTDADYLDRLVDDDALGTYLAGEFGPADTFAVERHAEGHSNETLFVTWGDRELVIRRPPPGETADTAHDVLREYRVVDALSDTGVPVPSTLRACDDAAVLGSDFYVMERTDGDVLRDAEPTRFADPAARERVGGELVDTLAAIHAVDYEAVGLGEFGRPEGYTARQVERWTNQLDWAFGTTESVREVPDLVAVGEWLADNVPDEHPETLVHGDFKLDNVMYGPGTPPAVVAVFDWELSTLGDPLADLGWLLLFWYDEGDPAPAMPDLMSTFTAREGYPTRAELIDRYEASTGREFAHERFYRALAAYKMAALGEMFLARHLNDDSDDPLYPKMETQVPELAARTLAYVEGETERL, encoded by the coding sequence GTGACTGACGCCGATTACCTCGACAGGCTGGTCGACGACGACGCGCTCGGGACGTATCTCGCGGGCGAGTTCGGGCCGGCCGACACGTTCGCCGTCGAGCGACACGCGGAGGGGCACTCGAACGAGACGCTGTTCGTCACGTGGGGCGACCGCGAGTTAGTCATCCGGCGGCCGCCGCCCGGCGAGACGGCCGACACGGCCCACGACGTGCTGCGCGAGTACCGCGTCGTCGACGCACTCTCCGACACCGGCGTCCCGGTTCCATCGACGCTGCGCGCCTGCGACGACGCCGCGGTGCTCGGGAGCGACTTCTACGTCATGGAGCGCACCGACGGCGACGTGCTGCGCGACGCCGAGCCAACGCGGTTCGCCGACCCGGCCGCGCGCGAACGCGTCGGGGGCGAACTCGTCGACACGCTCGCGGCGATCCACGCGGTGGACTACGAGGCGGTCGGGCTCGGCGAGTTCGGTCGCCCGGAGGGGTACACGGCCCGGCAGGTCGAGCGCTGGACGAACCAGCTCGACTGGGCCTTCGGGACGACGGAGTCGGTCAGGGAGGTGCCGGACTTGGTCGCCGTCGGCGAGTGGCTCGCCGACAACGTGCCCGACGAGCACCCGGAGACGCTCGTCCACGGCGACTTCAAGCTCGACAACGTGATGTACGGCCCCGGGACGCCGCCGGCGGTCGTGGCCGTCTTCGACTGGGAGCTGTCGACGCTCGGCGACCCCCTCGCCGACCTCGGCTGGCTGCTGTTGTTCTGGTACGACGAGGGCGACCCGGCCCCGGCGATGCCCGACCTGATGTCGACGTTCACCGCCCGCGAGGGGTACCCGACGCGCGCGGAACTGATCGACCGGTACGAGGCGTCGACGGGCCGCGAGTTCGCCCACGAGCGGTTCTACCGCGCGCTTGCGGCGTACAAGATGGCCGCGCTCGGCGAGATGTTCCTCGCGCGGCACCTGAACGACGACAGCGACGACCCGCTGTATCCGAAGATGGAGACGCAGGTCCCCGAGCTCGCGGCGCGGACGCTCGCGTACGTGGAAGGCGAGACCGAGCGGCTGTAG
- a CDS encoding SDR family NAD(P)-dependent oxidoreductase, whose product MRDEEVPSADGDGADAAAPTPGDALPDLSGKVAVVTGGGRGIGRAITLGMAAAGATVVPSARTAAEVEAVADEARDLGVEARGITADVTDDADVEALVEETVEAFGSLDVLVNNAGFNPDDALGDPTEIESDAVDGVLDVNLRGSFRTLRAAGPHLREAEGSVVNVASVAGEVGLPKQHPYVASKHGLVGLTKSAAMDWAPEVRVNAVAPGYVATELTETLQENERLRQSILDRTPLDRFAEPTEIAGPVVFLASDAASFVTGETLAADGGWTAR is encoded by the coding sequence ATGAGAGACGAGGAGGTGCCGTCGGCCGACGGAGACGGTGCGGACGCCGCCGCCCCGACGCCGGGCGACGCCCTCCCGGATCTCTCTGGGAAGGTCGCCGTCGTCACCGGCGGCGGGCGCGGGATCGGGCGCGCGATAACCCTCGGGATGGCCGCGGCGGGGGCGACGGTCGTCCCATCTGCGCGCACGGCCGCGGAGGTCGAGGCCGTCGCCGACGAGGCCCGCGACCTCGGCGTCGAGGCGCGCGGGATCACCGCGGACGTGACCGACGACGCCGACGTGGAGGCGCTCGTGGAGGAGACCGTCGAGGCGTTCGGCTCGCTCGACGTCTTGGTCAACAACGCCGGGTTCAACCCCGACGACGCGCTCGGGGACCCGACCGAGATCGAGTCGGACGCGGTCGACGGCGTGCTCGACGTGAACCTGCGGGGCTCGTTCCGGACCCTCCGGGCCGCCGGCCCGCACCTGCGTGAGGCGGAGGGGAGCGTCGTCAACGTCGCCAGCGTGGCGGGCGAGGTCGGGCTGCCGAAACAGCACCCGTACGTCGCGTCGAAACACGGGCTCGTCGGGCTGACGAAGAGCGCGGCGATGGACTGGGCGCCGGAGGTGCGGGTGAACGCGGTCGCGCCCGGGTACGTCGCGACCGAACTCACGGAGACCCTCCAAGAGAACGAGCGGCTCCGGCAGTCGATCCTCGACCGGACGCCGCTCGACCGCTTCGCCGAGCCGACGGAGATAGCCGGCCCGGTCGTCTTCCTCGCGAGCGACGCGGCGAGCTTCGTCACCGGCGAGACGCTCGCCGCGGACGGCGGCTGGACGGCGCGGTAA